Proteins encoded together in one Porites lutea chromosome 2, jaPorLute2.1, whole genome shotgun sequence window:
- the LOC140925328 gene encoding alanine aminotransferase 2-like has translation MTTEVLNSMENVKCNEVAGAMYAFPRITLPKKAIEAAKYQLPVKASSRDSLKYRYFPHKESMYVVCLAKEMPPDEFWQALEKTGIYMIPGHVFDMKGSSNNFYYRITILPSEETFAPMFERLRTFHQEFMAQFKDMN, from the exons atgacAACGGAGGTTCTTAACTCAATGGAAAATGTTAAGTGTAACGAGGTGGCAGGTGCAATGTATGCGTTTCCGAggataacacttccaaagaaaGCTATCGAGGCAGCCAAG TACCAGCTCCCAGTCAAGGCTTCATCGAGGGATTCTTTGAAATACAGATATTTCCCTCACAAGGAAAGTATGTATGTGGTCTGTTTG GCCAAGGAAATGCCACCAGACGAGTTTTGGCAGGCGCTGGAGAAAACTGGAATTTACATGATTCCTGGCCACGTTTTTGATATGAAAGGCAGCAGTAACAACTTTTATTACAG GATCACTATTCTTCCTTCTGAAGAGACGTTCGCTCCAATGTTTGAGCGACTAAGAACTTTTCACCAAGAATTCATGGCGCAGTTTAAGGACATGAACTGA